Proteins co-encoded in one endosymbiont 'TC1' of Trimyema compressum genomic window:
- a CDS encoding YicC/YloC family endoribonuclease — protein sequence MNSMTGFGKGSFETESKIYTIEARSVNHRFIEVKIRLPKGLLSIEEKIDKAIKNTFKRGTFSIYLDIRNNGTSPCELDLDLSIAESYFQAAEKVKNHLGMTSSLSLQDILRYPDVIKSQGVEEEDVLWPAVSNALNEALKTIGVMRRLEGEALKTDLLKRLQLISKTLEVVDEDSLEVVKDYQIRLRERIESLLDQVPVNEDRIAYEVAAFADKSSITEELVRLRIHIKEFERLLNDEDAVGRKLDFLIQEMNREINTIGSKSSVTTIANAVVILKSELEKIREQVQNIE from the coding sequence ATGAACAGTATGACAGGATTTGGCAAGGGTTCTTTTGAAACTGAGAGTAAAATTTATACTATTGAAGCGCGTTCAGTTAATCATCGATTTATTGAAGTTAAAATACGTTTGCCAAAAGGATTATTATCCATTGAGGAAAAAATTGATAAAGCAATTAAAAATACCTTTAAGAGAGGTACTTTTTCCATTTATTTAGATATTAGAAATAATGGGACCTCCCCATGTGAATTAGATTTGGACTTAAGTATTGCTGAAAGCTATTTTCAGGCAGCTGAAAAGGTGAAAAATCATTTAGGCATGACCAGCAGTTTGTCATTACAAGATATATTACGTTATCCAGATGTAATTAAAAGTCAAGGAGTAGAAGAGGAAGATGTACTTTGGCCAGCAGTGTCTAATGCTTTAAATGAAGCTTTAAAAACAATTGGTGTTATGAGGCGTTTAGAAGGAGAGGCTTTGAAGACAGATTTATTGAAGAGGCTTCAGCTCATATCAAAAACTTTGGAAGTTGTTGATGAAGATAGCTTAGAAGTTGTTAAAGACTATCAAATTCGCTTAAGGGAAAGAATTGAGAGTTTACTGGATCAAGTACCAGTAAATGAAGATAGAATAGCTTATGAAGTTGCTGCTTTTGCGGATAAAAGTAGCATAACTGAAGAGCTTGTCCGATTGAGGATTCATATTAAAGAATTTGAACGTCTTTTAAATGATGAGGACGCTGTTGGCAGAAAATTAGACTTTCTGATTCAAGAGATGAATAGAGAAATTAATACGATAGGCTCAAAATCAAGTGTGACTACCATTGCCAATGCAGTGGTTATTTTAAAAAGTGAGCTGGAGAAAATAAGAGAGCAAGTACAGAATATAGAATAA
- a CDS encoding sodium-dependent transporter — protein sequence MEDIKKRDGFGSSIGALLAMLGSALGVGNIIKFPALVGENGGAAFILVYIICLLVSGFPIMVAEIFIGRKAHKNNVDAYTEAGGRKSWGALGWLGTFAAMLLLAYYTLFASWVMRYAYTTMTGQLNGITDVGVAKTLFSNFNGSAEPFFWQVGFLLLAGIVLSFGVKKGIERVVKILMPLLIVILIIAVVRGALLPEAGSALKFLLSPDFSKITSAVVVTALGLSFFKLSLGIGSMVIYGSYSDGQTKIMSTAAKIIIIDLVVSVLAGFAVFSGFFSGNGSGLPLAGFDLLFESLPVLFSNVFLGQHVMFLFFFLTGIVAFTAAISILEVPIAVISEKTRLGRLSTVWIVIAVIMIVGSIPSLGNSLFSYFGDSTLVMRIGDIEKSGITNIFDYIVSNIFMPLIGMFTAILVAYKMDEKTVINELSNFGSINNIKAIKIYRWILKLTPFVLFFIFLKVSGILSLLGITI from the coding sequence GTGGAAGATATTAAAAAAAGAGATGGTTTTGGAAGTAGTATTGGTGCGCTTTTAGCTATGTTAGGTTCTGCATTAGGGGTTGGAAATATTATTAAATTTCCAGCATTAGTAGGGGAAAATGGCGGAGCTGCTTTTATCTTAGTTTATATTATTTGTTTATTAGTTTCTGGATTCCCAATAATGGTAGCCGAAATTTTTATTGGTAGAAAAGCCCATAAAAATAATGTTGATGCATATACTGAAGCAGGAGGGAGAAAGTCTTGGGGCGCTCTCGGATGGCTTGGAACTTTTGCAGCTATGCTTCTTTTAGCATATTATACTTTATTTGCAAGTTGGGTGATGCGTTATGCGTATACAACTATGACTGGTCAGTTAAATGGCATTACGGATGTAGGGGTTGCTAAAACTCTTTTTAGTAATTTCAATGGATCTGCAGAGCCTTTTTTTTGGCAAGTTGGATTTCTACTTTTAGCAGGGATTGTTTTATCATTTGGCGTTAAAAAAGGAATTGAAAGAGTTGTCAAAATTTTAATGCCCTTATTAATTGTTATTCTTATAATTGCTGTAGTTCGGGGAGCGCTTTTACCTGAAGCAGGTTCAGCATTAAAGTTTTTGTTAAGCCCAGATTTTAGTAAAATTACTAGTGCAGTGGTAGTTACTGCCTTGGGTCTTAGCTTTTTTAAACTATCTTTGGGAATTGGCTCTATGGTTATATATGGCAGTTATTCTGATGGACAAACTAAAATAATGAGTACTGCAGCAAAAATTATTATTATTGATTTAGTAGTTTCAGTACTAGCAGGTTTTGCTGTTTTTTCAGGATTTTTTTCAGGAAATGGTTCTGGTTTGCCACTGGCTGGATTTGATTTATTATTTGAATCTTTGCCTGTTTTATTTTCAAATGTATTTCTGGGTCAACATGTTATGTTTTTATTCTTTTTTTTAACTGGTATTGTAGCTTTTACAGCAGCAATTTCTATATTAGAAGTTCCTATTGCTGTTATCAGTGAAAAAACGAGATTAGGTAGATTATCAACAGTCTGGATTGTCATAGCCGTAATAATGATAGTTGGTAGTATACCAAGCCTCGGTAATTCTCTTTTTAGTTATTTCGGAGATAGCACTTTGGTTATGCGTATTGGTGATATTGAAAAATCAGGAATTACCAATATATTTGATTATATAGTTTCCAATATATTTATGCCATTAATTGGCATGTTTACAGCAATTCTTGTGGCCTATAAAATGGATGAAAAAACAGTTATTAATGAATTGAGTAATTTTGGTTCAATTAATAATATAAAAGCAATAAAAATTTACCGATGGATTTTAAAGCTTACACCTTTTGTATTATTTTTTATTTTCCTAAAGGTATCTGGTATTTTAAGCCTTTTAGGCATTACTATTTAA